From a region of the Sander lucioperca isolate FBNREF2018 chromosome 8, SLUC_FBN_1.2, whole genome shotgun sequence genome:
- the wdfy2 gene encoding WD repeat and FYVE domain-containing protein 2 — translation MAAEIQPQPQARKPCLLSKIEAFQDVVSTAVIIPKEDGVISVSEDRTIRVWLKRDSGQYWPSVYHTMSTSCSCMSFNPETRRLSLGMDTGSICDFILSEDYNKMTPASTYQAHQGRVTVVLFVLEMEWLLSTGQDKNFNWHCSESGQQLGTYRTAACVSGLQFDVETRHAFVGDQSGQVTILKLEQDSCSLVTTFKGHTGNVTALCWDPVQRVLFSGSSDHSIIMWDIGGRKGTAIEMQGHHDKVQGLCYASHTRQLISCSSDGGIVIWNMDVTRQETPEWLDSDSCQKCEQPFFWNFKQMWDSKKIGLRQHHCRKCGQAVCGKCSSKRSTIPLMGFEFEVRVCDSCHESITDEDRAPTATFHDSKHCIVYMHYEPTTGNLLTSGTDKVIKLWDMTPVVS, via the exons ATGGCGGCCGAAATTCAACCCCAACCGCAGGCTCGGAAGCCATGTCTACTCAGCAAAATCGAGGCTTTCCAAGACGTTGTGAGCACAGCGGTCATCATTCCCAAGGAAGACGGCGTTATTAGCGTGTCCGAAGACAG GACAATTCGGGTATGGCTAAAGAGAGACAGTGGCCAGTACTGGCCCAGTGTCTACCACACTATGTCAA CATCATGCTCCTGTATGTCCTTTAACCCAGAGACAAGGAGGCTGTCCTTGGGGATGGATACTGGAAGTATCTGT GACTTCATCCTGTCAGAAGACTACAATAAGATGACCCCAGCAAGCACCTACCAGG CCCATCAGGGCAGAGTGACCGTGGTCCTGTTTGTGTTGGAGATGGAGTGGCTTCTGAGCACCGGTCAGGACAAAAATTTCAACTGGCACTGCTCAGAAAGCGGCCAGCAGCTGGGGACGTATCGCACCGCCGCCTGTGTTTCAGGACTACA GTTTGATGTGGAGACCAGACACGCCTTCGTAGGGGACCAGTCTGGTCAGGTGACCATCCTGAAGCTGGAGCAGGACAGCTGCAGCCTGGTCACCACCTTTAAGGGACAcactg GTAATGTGACGGCGCTGTGCTGGGACCCGGTCCAGAGGGTGCTGTTCTCCGGCAGCTCAGACCACTCCATCATCATGTGGGATATCGGAGGGCGCAAAGGCACCGCCATCGAAATGCAAGGACACCA TGACAAGGTTCAGGGCTTGTGCTACGCCTCACACACTCGTCAGCTCATCTCCTGCAGCTCAGATGGAGGCATCGTCATCTGGAACATGGATGTTACACGACaagag ACCCCAGAGTGGTTGGACAGTGACTCCTGTCAGAAGTGTGAGCAGCCTTTCTTCTGGAACTTCAAACAGATGTGGGACAGCAAGAAGATCGGCCTGCGACAG CACCACTGCAGGAAGTGTGGCCAGGCCGTGTGTGGCAAATGTTCGTCCAAACGCTCCACCATCCCCCTCATGGGATTCGAGTTcgaggtgcgtgtgtgtgacagcTGCCACGAGTCCATCACCGACGAGGA TCGAGCGCCCACAGCCACCTTCCACGACAGCAAGCACTGCATTGTTTACATGCACTATGAGCCCACCACTGGGAATCTGCTCACCTCTGGCACCGACAAGGTTATCAAG CTATGGGACATGACTCCTGTGGTGTCCTGA